AATATGCGAAGTTATTATCCGCCATTTTAATCGAGGCCGATGTAGATTTTGCCTTAtcaattgttgttgttgtctgTTGACTTGTGTACTGTACTACTGTGAAAACTCAAAACTGAGTAGTTGACACTGTTGACAGTATTGTTGTGTTCTGTTTTTtgcaataggtatattgttttgagacttaatatttttatgctatttttCCAATTATGCCATATAAGTGCTGTGCTGATGGATGCAGTAGCAAGGACGGGGTTGTTGGTTcaactacaaaattatttaggtaactaaatactttacaaaaaagttatcaaaaataattagctCTACTGAAATACActtttaataatgtgtttgatattttgtttttaattatagatttCCAATCGATGAGTTAAGGAGACAAAAATGGGTGCACTCTATCCAAAGAGATAACTTCATTCCAACAAAATTTTCACGCTTATGCAGTctccattttaataaaagtgaatttgTTGAAGCCCccgaaaaacttatattaaaaaatacagctATACCATCCAATTTCGATTGTTCCaaaaaagcaataaaatgtttaagcaGCAACAAATTTGATCACAATTATAGTTCTTcaggtaaaattaaattcttcttTACATTCAATGTTGTATTTGTACTACTTACCTATTACTactacttacctatattaagtaaattacatttttatctacaGTTTCTTcttcatcaaatataattaatataataactacttcTCCTAATTTACCTATTGATTCTGGTGTTGAAAATGCTGGGTGTAATTATGAAGTTGTCGATCTGACTTTTATTGGACCTAGTAagttaaatatgttaacaattttaatttatatacaataatgctttgtcatgtattaaatttgttgcAGATTCCAGCCAGTCACCTCATACCCCTACATATACACCAAcacttaaaagaaaatttaaaaaaaaattgtttgatacaCCAAAAAAAGCCAACCTCAAAAAGCGAATTAAACTTTTACAACAAACGGTTAGAAGGcagaacacaaaaataaattcacttgAGGTATTTACGTAAATGCTAACTGAGAAAGATTGGCTTAGTCTTAGTACAcacttaataagttattataatatgtgaaatgcCTCTAGTGATTAGTGATGACTGATTACCGGATGAGTGAAACttaactgtatatttatatattaataaactatattgtaatttttattaataaaaattattcttatcagCAATTGATGTCTACTATTGGATCCTGTACTGATAGAGaaactactaatataattgaaaaaaattttactgaggtttttttaaaagatattataaataatggtaaTGTGGCTCCTACTGCAAGGCGATACAGCGAAGAAGTAAAAAAGTTTGCAActacactttatttttattctccaAAAGCATATAACTatgttaggtaggtatatatcctCAATAActgaaacaattatatatttgagttacagaaattgtaattttgaaaaataaattgtaatttaaaggaCTTCAATTTCTTTGCCT
This genomic stretch from Rhopalosiphum maidis isolate BTI-1 chromosome 3, ASM367621v3, whole genome shotgun sequence harbors:
- the LOC113559746 gene encoding THAP domain-containing protein 2-like → MPYKCCADGCSSKDGVVGSTTKLFRFPIDELRRQKWVHSIQRDNFIPTKFSRLCSLHFNKSEFVEAPEKLILKNTAIPSNFDCSKKAIKCLSSNKFDHNYSSSVSSSSNIINIITTSPNLPIDSGVENAGCNYEVVDLTFIGPNSSQSPHTPTYTPTLKRKFKKKLFDTPKKANLKKRIKLLQQTVRRQNTKINSLEVFT